The genomic window ATTAACTTAATTTCAGacaacaatttattattattattttttttgcatcaTTTTAATCCTTTTTGTCACTTAATATTTTTCCacaaaaattaatgaaaaaataacttaacgaaaattaattaaggtactaaaataaaacaaagaaataagttaataccaaaaaaatacaatttagccTGAACAATTTATAGgccaaaagaaataaaaaaaaaatagtttgggAAAATAGTTATATatgactataaaaaaaaatagttagggAAAATAGAAAGTGGCGGCAAAGTAGGAAATGCAAAGAGTAACGACACATGTTTTGCGCCACTTTTCACTCTTTTTCATTCCCAATGTCTTCCACTTCATATCTCCATTCCACGATTTCCACTTCCAAACCCTAATTCTTTCACttcttcctctctctctctctctctctctctctctctctctctctctctctctctctctctctcgaaTTCGAAATCGAAGATCTCAGACTCAAGATCCCGGTAAATTTAACATTTCTTATCTCTCTCCATTCTCTTTTCACATAGcttcatatttttgtttttgcactCGTGTTTGTTTGACGGTGatttagttaaatatgtttatcGCGATTTGCGTTTTACATAATTTATAgatattttttctaaatttcaaCTGGTTCTAATTGCAGGTAAATCAGGGTTTTGAGATTGATACTACTACCACTACTGATGCAGGCGTTTTCTTATTTGGAAGAACAACTTCGGTTGTGTATAGACGCGAAGCTGTGAATAAAATTGTGAGTGATGTTTTTTAATCCTGATATGGCAAATCTACTAGATGTGTTATGAGTTATGAAtgcattaattaatatataaataattgacattaaatttttgaattcaTGCCATTTTATGCTGTTTAATGTTCTATACTAGTAGTGGCCCTTGTCTGTGTAAATGTAAATAATAGTTAAAATTAGGATTTAAGCTTGTGTTTGAAGCGAGTTGAACTGAATAAGACCAATAAAACCAAATGGTATTCTAGTATTCTCACtaattttttaaagaatccGGACTGTGAAggaattttttatgattttgcaACAAAAAGTGCAAAGTGGATGCTATTTAAATAGTTATAAGGGCACCATCTTTTTTGTTTGCCTAGAGCACCCAAATTCTTAGGACTGGCCCTGACTGACTTGTCTACCACTGTGATGATCTAATCCTCACATATGAAATATCTCTGTTGATAGGGGTAATATTTATTTCTACCGCTTGTGATATTTCCTACCACTTACTATgcatattttattaaaataaacaaactaCTTAACACACACGAGTGAACTACTCTTGATTGATTTCTCATTTCTGCAATTTATGTTCATTATCAATGAATTGTTCTATTGATAATAATGCAATAACTAAGGTCAATGAATTGCTGTTTTGTGCTTGAACAGGAATGATATACAGGTCAATGCCACTAGTTGCAAGATTTCACATTCTAAACAGAAAAACACTGTACTTTTTTCATTCCTTGCTGTGTGCTTGTTTCATGTTGGGAAAAAAATAGTTGAAGATACAAAAGTATGCAAGTTGTTGATCTCCTGTCACTCTGGCGGCAATCCCATCTGGTGTTGGGAAAGTTTGATCTTCAAAATTAGCTTTTGCCAGTAAATTTCCTAGCAACATGTCCCGTTATTCTTGTTTTCACTTTTTTGTCTTTGCAACTCTACTTTCTATAAAATGCAATCTGGCACAAAGTGGACGAGGTGCACGTTCTTGTTGATCAAATCCCCTAACACAAACAAATCCTGAAATGAAGCATCAAAATGTTAATAGGCATGGCAAGATTGAACATTAATATTTCCTAGATGTATATGGGAACTACACTTATTGTAATGTGTGATGGTACTCATGATGTTTTTAGGGAACTATTGGCTGACTAGTCTGGTATTGAATCACTTCAGAATGTTGCATGTGTGTGCGCATACACACATATTTGGATCAATCTTTTGATTGATGAGGCTTATTGTTTGCTTTTGGAATCGTTATGTTTGTGTAGGTGACGGTTTAATGTGCTGTTGGAAAACATGGCCCGGTAAAAAGGAGCTGAGGCTGAAAACAGATATGAAACACACTTTtgacaaccaaaaaaaattcaccaaGGCTCAGTATATCCACCGGGTTAGTAGATCATCATGTATTTCCTTTGAGGCAACcaattgaaatgttttattCTTTGCTCTGCTATTAAAATTTTGAAGTGTGATAAGagaagaaataaaacaaataatttaaaatagtcTGCATACCTCTCCAAAAGCAATGCTGAATTTCTTGCGTTGAGAGACCTAGTAGACATAAGAGTTTTTAGTGAGTACTTTTAACTTCTTGGAAAAACTGGTTTAGAATAGATATTAGTAGATGTATATGtggagttttttttcttcctaccTTTGAAAATTGACGATACAGAGGTTCCGAAGTATACCGTCCTCCTTGGCAAATTCCATATCCATTCCCTAGGGATATCTATGGGTTTAACGCTGGATGCGTGGTCCGCAAATAACTTCATGATAAAAAAAGGTTTTATAGACCCTTGATGGTGaatattgaaatttaaaataaggggTATCTGTTAAGGCAATTGAACAGTAACAAAACCTAGATTACACTTACCTCATTAACTTGGAAGTATGTCCCATTGAGTGGAAAGCTTCCCCTCATTGCTGTTCGACACGGTATCTGTATATGGAATAACATTTGTGAtagttattgaaattaatataAGGCTAGAAAATGGAGTGTCTTTCATGATCTTGTCTGTATCCATGAATTAATCATTACCAGAAGTGTTCCTCTCACAATTTGTGAATTAGCTTCTTTAATGCTGTTGCATGAAAGGCATGTCTTGTCATTGCACAAGTTGGTCGAGTCTTGCGATCCACACTTCCTTTGTGGTGGTTCAATGGAATTTGCAGTCTCACCTAGTATTCAAATATCATAAATACGGGTGTCAACATATTATCTGACTTTGACCTAGCATATATGTAATATGATCTTGCCTATGCTTCATTTTTGCTTTTTAATCTGTCTCTTTTAGATGTACTTGTGCATTGATTTTAGTATACTGGTAGCTATTGGGCGACTATTGTTTGCATATGTTAATTATTAATTGAGATTATTACAGGTATCATCTGCTAACCTGGTGACCATATTGCAAGAAGATACGGACTTGGGTCATCAGGTTCCCGCTTATCCATCTGTAAATTTTCgtaaacaaacaaatataaaaaaatataccaaGCTGATAACTGCGTGTTTCAGTACAAAGAAAAGAATAACTAACCTTTTCCAACAGAGGGTGTGAATCTGGAAGTTCATATCTGCATCAATCAGTGTTATAAAGCAGAATTTAgatttccattaaaaaaatagatcagTCATATAGTCTAGAGAGTCAAGGAATTTATAACAAGTTTACTTATGGCAATGACTACTGTGATGTTTTTTAAGAACGTCTTCTAGAAATTAGAGATGCTGCATACAATGCATGTACTTACACTTGGTGTTCTGTTCTTAGCCGGCTCACATTCTTCAGTTTTGCTGTAGGGATAGAAGCAGACTCTGGATTCCAGGCAACAAGGGCCTTAGACTGGTCACCCTCATGTTCTTGCATCTGGTTCTGTACATTTTTTGCCAACACTTCAAAATTGATATTGATAGTAGGGATTTCATCAGGATCCTCCCAAAAGAAGTCCTCAATGTCACTTTCTAATGCCTCTGTACTATGTTCTGGTGTTGCCGGCTCTTCAATGATTGGCTCACACTGCCTACTTTGAGGACATGCTTCTATGCTCATGTTGTTCGCAGGGAGAGGTAGGATCACCGGGTTCAAATGTGGAGGGTGTCTTTCATCTGCAATGGGAACAGGCATGCTCACAATTTGCTTCTCTTCTGGTCCTGGCAAGGCAAGTCGTGCACTGTACTGAAAGGGTTAGCTgacttataaaatataataagttcctcATGCAATTCATACTAGAATAATGTAGTTAAAAGAATCAACTCATTAAACTGACATggttattttattctatttttacaCATTGGCATTTGTTCTTTTAAACTGGCCATGCCTTCAAAGTTTCAGATGTAATTTTAAAGACTTCTgtgatttgagttttttttttttttttttttaagaatatgaAATGGGTTGATATATTAGCTTCACATGCATTTTGCATCAAGTTGATGGCAGTATGTAAAGCAACTGACATAATGAGTAGCTAACCTTGCAAAAGCACTGGCAAAATGTCTGCACTCTGCTCGCATTGGGCATGCATTGCAATTTGGATTTTTCTTTGTGCAGAAAACCTACATATTTGGAACATGAATTACTTTTAATCTCTTATGTCAAGAGTGTGAAGCAAAGCTAGTTCCAAAACCATGTTTTTGTAAACCCCATATTAAATGTGGAAGAAAGTTATGTATACCTTTCCAAATGTAATCATCTGGTAGTGTAGCTCATACCTGCAATCCAGTTATATTATATCTCTTAGTTACAGATTCAGCTAGCATAATAAAGcagttatttttattattttcttgcaGATTTCAGGGAAGTTATGATATTACAAGGTTCTTTGATCAAGTTTGCACAATCTTGGCCAAAGATACTTTTGAACAGACTCCAGCACTGGATACCTGCACGACACAGTAGTTAGAAATTTCTATCTGTGATGTTTATCTTCTTACTGGTTGGCATAATATACTTACATTTCAAGGAGGTGTATATGTAAATCTCCAGGAAGTGGTTGGAGAGGAACCCATCCAAGTCTAACGGCTATCCTTCCAACATTGGTGTCAACCTTCAAGGCACGAGCATAGCAACATGTTATTGCAAAGATTTTTAGTGATTTGCATGCTAATAATGCAGGAAATGGATTTTGAATTAGTCTTACTGGGAAAGCAAGATGATGAAGTGTCAGGAGCCGTATACATTCCACGCTTTTTAAGCCCAACCCTCTCATGCTTAGCAGATAGTCCCTGCATTTGATGTTGAATATGAAAACCAGTAGAAAGGACATGGTTAATTTGCAGGCAGTATCTGCTAAATAGAAACTTTTTAGGATAGGTTTTAAGGACATCACTTAATGGTGATAGAAGATTTCGGCTTACTTTACTTTATCCGGGGGAACATGTCTTAACCATTCAAGGTCAATGCTTCCATGTTCTTTAACCAGTCTGTTCAAGAATTCCTGAAATACAATAGAAGTCcgcatattttattttagttaaaattcAGCTTTCTACCAACTTGAGTGGTTGAAAAATAACATACCTTGATTCGTTCTGCTAGCATGTTGTTCATCCCTCGTTCTTTGATAGCATCAGATATCTCTTTAACAGAGGCACATCTTACTGCTTCGTAGTCCAGTGAATCCATTGTATCTTTGCCTCTTTCTATCTTCACTCGATTTTCCCGTACCTCCTTCCTTAGTTTGTCCCAGTCATCTTCATGCTTTTTCTTGGTCTCAGGTTTCGTTTTCCTTGCTTTTCGAGCCTTGAGTTTGCTCTCTCTGTCTTTTTGGCCTGGAGAATAGACTTGCTTCTCTGCCTTCGGTTCAGTGTGACTATTATCAGAGCATACTTGCCTGGTTTCTGTGGATATAATTTTTTCACTGTCAACAACTTCTTCTGCATGCTCAAGTATATTGCTGTGATCGTTCTCTGCACAATATTTTCCCAATATGTGAGAAGTATTTGATGATTCTTCATATGTCCTGCGCTCTGGTTTGAAGGTTTTCTGACCCACAAGGTGATGGTCAGGTGAAGGTTGATTATAAATTATACGAGATCTAGATTGAGAAGTGTCTCCTACAAGGACTGAATGCTTGCTTAATGGTTCATAAGGGTTCATAGTTGGTAACTCTGGAGACCCTAATGTTCCATTTCCACGCTGCTTCTCAGTGGGTTTATCCATACCATCTCCTACTCCCTTGTTGCCAAATCTCATATAATTGTTGTCTTGAAATTCACTGTGTATGGAAACAGTTTCAGGCCAAGAAAAATCTTCACCATTCATTTGAAAAGTGTTCAGACCTTGTATGTATGAATAATATGACTTATAGTCTGTTGAAGGAGATACAGGTAGTTGTTGCTTTTGTGAATAACCAAACCTGCTGGCATGACCAGATGCTGATTGGAAACTGTGACTATCATTTCTGCCTACTTGTGAACTTTGTTTCACATGTTGTTGCAGATTTCCATTGGTTCTCTCTGCAAACAGTGATACTCCATTTACACTGTGGTAAAATTCCTGAAACATAGTGGCCTTTCCTACCTGTAAAGAATTTGCTGAAGTTAAGAACTGAGCCTTATTGGGGTCACACCCACTGTTACGTACTTCCGATTCTGAATTAGATCTAATTCTGGTATCTTGAGTAACCGAGGAGTCAAGAGAATCTTGTGATGATAAGAACTCTTCCTCTGAGCTATGATTATTTGGCTTTATTAGGCTCTCATTTATCCTTGAAGTTTCGCTGTCTCTCCAAAACTCTCCTGTATGATGTGGCATCTGAAAGTCAATATAGTAGGTTGATGGGTTTAATGTCCCTCTTCCATATGATGCTATTGTGTCGGCTGGATTTACTATGCAGTGTTGTGGCTCTTCAACCAATGTGTCTGAGACAACAGCATCATAAGTTCTCTTGTTGCTTTTTGACTTAAGAGGAAACCTTGCTGCTAAAGACATAAAGGCAGAGCTGCAAAAAGAGGAATGAAACATAATGTTTATGCGGGGTTTGCACATCATCGTGTACTAGCATAGGCAAATTTGGCAGAACATCCCTAGTGgtgaaaagtggaaaaaacttAAAGCTATTGTACGAGCTTACCTTGACAGATGGTCCGAGACATTCTGAGTGAGGAAAACACCAATCACCGAGTCAACCACAGATCCTTTCCACTTTGAAAATCGTCTGTCTCCTGCATAGTAGAGGTAtatttgatttacaaatatattCTGACAAATGAGCACTTTAGCAATCAAGTGAATAGTTTCAACAAATCACTGGCTTCTGTTTTTGGTGTTAATCCTACTTGATGCCAAAGTGGtgctaataaaatattaacgaTTTTATTGTCAATTCTTAGCCGCGCGCCTTTGCATATTTTTCTATCTTTCTGTCAAAGTAAACCACTCTTTAGGCTCTGTTTGATAGTTAGGAGGGAAACAAATGGTAGGACTTTTGGGGAGGGGAGGGTAGAGAAATAAAGGATAATCCCTCACTGTGATTAGGAGTGTTTTTGCATGGGAGAGGAGAGAAAGGCTTATGactaatattttctttgttttgagaGTATTATAAAAAGTAGAAAAGGATTTGGGAAAATTTTCAAAGCTCCAAAATCCTCCCTCAATTCATATTTTGAGTTCCCTAATTTTAGTCTTATGAGGAAAAGTAAACCCCCATGAAAGGTGAGGGACTATCCTCCTTTTTCTATCAATCCCTCCCCTCTCAACTTCGTAACAAACCGTTAGAATTCACATTGTTAGAAATATTAAGGTTATTAGTCTTATTAAATATGTGTGCTTGTGCTAGTAGTGCTAATACTTGACATATTATCACACATGTTCTCTCATACTTTGACATATTATCACACATGTTCTATCATATATCCAGTACACTATCCTACCAAAACCTACGATTCCAACCCAtttaaacacacacacacacacacacacacacacacacacacacacacacacacacacacacatatattaCGAATAACATTGTAATGACAAGTTCGGTGTCAAACATCATAAATTGCAGAGAACCAGGGGCATATTATCAGCAAGTTTTGGGACTTTAATTTGATGTTTTGTACCTTGAACAAGATGCATCCGTGCAATGAAGGAATCAGCTCGTCCACGAAATATATTTCTTTCCTCTTCCCACCACTTCTCCTTTTCCTTGTCAGTTTCTCCAAGGTCTTCACTTTCTTCCTTCCCCATCAACAGTTTCCAGGCTCTCTCTGTTTCTGGATCAAGGTCCACTTTAGGCCTtggtttatgtttcttttcaaATCCAAATTCCTGGTAGGGTACTATAGAACCATCTCCCTTATACGGGACAAGTGCCTTTTGCCCTTCCATCTCTGATGTGTTGCCCTCATTGAAGTTGAGACTATTTAGTTGGCAAATTATTTTGTCTATCATGGTTGAATATATCTGGTCTGGTTCTCCTGAAAATGAAGAAATtgattattatcattatttatttagtCAAAAGTCTTTTACTTTATCAAACATGTGTTACCTGAGATAGCTAAGGAATCACCGGTGCTGGCTCCACTGTTTTGCTTCTCAACAAATCTACTGCTTTCAATACAGCAGTTTGTGATTTCTTCTTTATGCGATTGAAACCCAATTTTTCCCTCTTTTCTTACTTTCTGTGAATCATGTTTAGGCTTTATTTGGCTGGAAGATCCTCCCCGGACTTTTGCATCAAGTCTATTTTGAGttcttttccttttgttttttttaaagaaacctTTGGCAAGAGTTGCACCTTTGATGTTTCCATCCACTTGTAAAATATCTTGGCACAAGGAAGTATCAAGTGGATTTGTGGCTGTGTTATGTCGGTTCTTAGTGCTGCTGGAATATTTTCTCTTGGAACCCTTTGCTTCAATGGAATTGGAGAGAATGCTAGGCAACTGaaacatattttcaaaaacTAGTTCCCCTGTCTCCTGAGTGTTTTCAAAACATGTTTCTGATTGAAAGAGAGTGTTGCCAATCTCATTTGCATTAATGTATTGCTGCACACATCCACTATTTCTTTCCTTCCATAAACTAGTATTTCCTTGGGCTGGGCCTTTCTCAGTGACCGGAAATTTTGCTCTCTGCTGTTCTGTAGTTTCTGACAAGGTTATGGTTGATTCCCTTTCCGACAAGAAAGGATTTGTTACCATTTCTTTCAATGGAAGTGTAATATCACCTGTGTTCCTGGGTTGTTGGTTTTCTACTGCAAGTTCAACCTGCTGGCTGATCATCAAACTCGAGTCTGCATCATACTTAATATTTTCTCCACTATGCATCTCTTTGACCTTGTAGTCTGAAGCGGTATTAAAAgctttctcatttatatggtaGATCTCTTGCTGAAAAACCATGCTGCTCTGACTTTCATATGTACTATTTTCTAAGTCAAAATTTAGAGCTTTCCTGCAGGATTTTGTAGGTGCTGCAGTTGAATCACACATATCTTTTATTACATCTGCCTTCGGTGTTGCTGCAGTTTTTGTGACACCCTTCCTTTTTTTGCGTGAGTTTTCCTTCATCTCTGTCTTTTGACTGGCAGGGTTTGTATTCTTCTTGGGCTTTGCCTCTCTAATTACCTTTGGCCTATGCTTTCTGCGCCTAGTTACTTTCTGCTCAGGTGTCTTGTTCAGGTCCAAAATCTCATTACTTCCCTTGTCACAGTTGTTGCTGACAGATCCCTTTTGATCCCCATGTGTTGTAGAGATTATTGCTGATGAAGAATCTACAATTTTCTGTAGAAGCCCTTCACTATAATCTTGGATTTCATTCTCTGTACATGGAACAAAATCTTTCTCATGACTTGAGCTTTCAGCTATTGCATGGTTGTCAAGATCACGCGACAACTCACGAAAGTGCGCAAACTGGTTTTCCACAAACTTGTGCTGATCCATTGCTTTTGGTATTGATTGGAGGGAGTTGGTGAAACTAGTGGTAGCATCAGCTTCTGAAGTTGGCACATAGTTGAGATAATGCTCAGGGTAAGTATCACCTGTAATAGCAGTTTTTGTCATTCACCAATTTGTTGCTAAAAGTTCAGAAAGTATGCTGGATGGTGTTGTTTAAAcagaaaagaaataaataaaataaatgataaatttttgTCTTCATTCATTATCTATGTTTTTAACTCCATGGTTTTTATGTCTtaacaattgaaaaaaataactaCTCATCAATATGATAAATATTGGAAAATAATTTCGGTACTGTGAATGCCAAGTTGTAGTGAAactagttttttgtttttttacccCCTCTTTCATTGCATTACTGCATATGTTCAATTATTGGAATTACAGTAGAAATGCATACACCTTGAATTGCTGCTATAACAGGCATATATAAATTTACTTCTTTAGTATCAGTTTGTGTAGCTAGCTAGATATGACATGCAATTGAACAGTTTAGCATGTTTCTGATTCTATTGTCCAAACTTCAGTGTGtttcaattaaaataacataAGAAAGACGTTGTAACCACTCTAATTTATCTCTGGATTTGAATTACAGAAGAAAAGAAGTTACCATAGGATGCATTGGAGAAGATGCCCTTCAGTTGGTTTGAGACTGAGCAGTGAATATCATTGTTGAGCAAACTGTCAGTGTTGCAGCCACTAAATTCAGAAACCCTATTTGGAATGAGAAGTCTATTTGCTTCTCTGTACCCAATGTCTGAAGCTGCATAAGAATAACTCACATCACTGCTAGTCTGAGGATTAAATTTTGGGAGCAGTGGATTTCTTGCTGCCATGTTGATGCTTGTATCCAAATTACTGTTAGCAGTAGCAATATTAGTTGCATTCCTATTGAGCAGCAGTTCCAGCGTATTATTGTTCAATCCATTGCTCAGCGTATAATTGTTCAATCCATTGCTCAGCGTATTATTGTTCAATCCATTGCTCAGCATATTATTGTTCAATCCATTGCTCAACATATTATTGTTCAATCCATTGCTCAGCATATTATTGTTCAATCTATTGCTCTCATAATGCTGTGCCTGAGTGTACGAGCCTGCAATGTGATTGATAACACTGTTTCCGTTGACCAAGTTGCCACCAAAATTGCTGTGCTCTCCGATTTGAAATGTTTGCCCCATCAGACGGGGATCCTGATATGGTCCATGGTAATGCAGCAGCATCTCATTCACGTAGTCTCTTCCAGGTATGTGAAATTCTTGATAATCTGCTCTGCTCATTTGGTTTGCTGGCCAGCCTGATACTGTGTTAGGTCTTACTTGAATGAGCTTCGCAGGGGTGATGGGTACCCATGTATTGTTCATTTGAAATGGTTTCCCATCTTGACCCAGGAGCTGTTCTCCGAAGTTCATTATTGAAATTCTGCAAGTTAGAAACAATATTACAATCGTGCTTTCAATAATGTTTTACAAAACGTTAGCTTAATAAATACATATATTGCTAATATTGTAGCTCAAGTATTGGTGACCACTACAATCCTAATTCTATATGACAACTCATAGTGATAATATTGAGCCAGAGACAAATACATTCAAATGTAATGTCCAGGAAATTATAGTTATGACTAGGCAATATCAATCAAGCAtataaaaaccataaaattatTCCATAAAAGAAACCATAAAATTAGTTTTGCCAAAAAATGTTAtgcaaaataatatatttagtctaaTGGTCTTTGAATCCtcaccttaaaaaaattattgaattgttTATCTTATGTATCTATCTGCTCCTAAGCAACTTTTGTAATTTGGTGCATAAGAGCTATGCCTATACTAAAGAGTTCAGTTAAAAGAAACTGTTTGAGCTTCAGTCTCTATAATGCCTTTCATCCTGTGCTATGTGCAATACAATATTATTGTGGTCCTGTTCTACGTTTGAGGCAACACTAATTAATTATGCCTACAAATTGGTTCAACAGTTAAGACCACGCTGTCTTTTCTAGTGTTACTGCCAACTAGCAAAAGGAATTACAACAGTAATTAGCACATAATTTCTACCTAGatcatcatattcatatcaAACTCATCACACTGCTTCAAGCTATATCAGGTCGACATTTGAAGGTTTGCTAttagaaaaactaatatatccCTAACAATGTACCACTACACTCATAATTTTAACATTCCAGTGAACGACAATTTTGAGCAAAAGATAACTTCATGCGACAATTACTAGCAATAAAACTGTGCATGTAAAATAATCAAGAATGAGTGAGCAGGCCAAAAATGATAGGCATAGAAGGGAAAAGGATAAATTGGCAGTGATAAGATAGGATGTTGCATCTTCTGATGTGTGGCAGTCCTAAAAATTATTGGTATTGAATACTGATTTCAGGTTTAATGTTCTTTAATCTATATGTGATCAATAGCGATGCCACCAACACTAAACCCACCTACCTACCCAATACCATCTATCTGTACTAGACAAACCATCTAACATTTCATGCCTAACATAGTATTAATCAGctattaatttatcattttacCAGTTCATATACAATATTTAACTGCAAACAATGTTATTTGTTACTCCTAATGTACTAAAGAAAATATCAATAATCTCAATGGCAGGAATGTATTCAATTTTTGGAAATCAATAACTGCTGATGGATTTCATCAAAGACAAAGGACAAAGGCAATAGAGGATCTTACCTGTTGTTTTGTTGCTGTTGTTCATTCATCTGAAAAAATTCCTAAGCTTGATTATCTCTTTTGGATTACAAGAGGGCCGAAGCCCGACGAGAAGATGAAGGTTGATTATCTGAATGAAGCTAAATCCTATTGCAGACTCTATTTTTcctttgttggattttgcctgAAATCAACAAAATCCCAAAGCAATCATAAAACTTTCTGTGTTTACCCCATTGTATAAACCAATCCCATATGTCAAAATTCTTTCAACACATTCCTCACTTTAGCTGTTGcaacattataaaaagttaCAACTTAAcatataaaagaataaaaatagtaaCACACTTCAAGCATGAAA from Trifolium pratense cultivar HEN17-A07 linkage group LG1, ARS_RC_1.1, whole genome shotgun sequence includes these protein-coding regions:
- the LOC123920528 gene encoding transcriptional activator DEMETER-like isoform X2, which produces MNEQQQQNNRISIMNFGEQLLGQDGKPFQMNNTWVPITPAKLIQVRPNTVSGWPANQMSRADYQEFHIPGRDYVNEMLLHYHGPYQDPRLMGQTFQIGEHSNFGGNLVNGNSVINHIAGSYTQAQHYESNRLNNNMLSNGLNNNMLSNGLNNNMLSNGLNNNTLSNGLNNYTLSNGLNNNTLELLLNRNATNIATANSNLDTSINMAARNPLLPKFNPQTSSDVSYSYAASDIGYREANRLLIPNRVSEFSGCNTDSLLNNDIHCSVSNQLKGIFSNASYGDTYPEHYLNYVPTSEADATTSFTNSLQSIPKAMDQHKFVENQFAHFRELSRDLDNHAIAESSSHEKDFVPCTENEIQDYSEGLLQKIVDSSSAIISTTHGDQKGSVSNNCDKGSNEILDLNKTPEQKVTRRRKHRPKVIREAKPKKNTNPASQKTEMKENSRKKRKGVTKTAATPKADVIKDMCDSTAAPTKSCRKALNFDLENSTYESQSSMVFQQEIYHINEKAFNTASDYKVKEMHSGENIKYDADSSLMISQQVELAVENQQPRNTGDITLPLKEMVTNPFLSERESTITLSETTEQQRAKFPVTEKGPAQGNTSLWKERNSGCVQQYINANEIGNTLFQSETCFENTQETGELVFENMFQLPSILSNSIEAKGSKRKYSSSTKNRHNTATNPLDTSLCQDILQVDGNIKGATLAKGFFKKNKRKRTQNRLDAKVRGGSSSQIKPKHDSQKVRKEGKIGFQSHKEEITNCCIESSRFVEKQNSGASTGDSLAISGEPDQIYSTMIDKIICQLNSLNFNEGNTSEMEGQKALVPYKGDGSIVPYQEFGFEKKHKPRPKVDLDPETERAWKLLMGKEESEDLGETDKEKEKWWEEERNIFRGRADSFIARMHLVQGDRRFSKWKGSVVDSVIGVFLTQNVSDHLSSSAFMSLAARFPLKSKSNKRTYDAVVSDTLVEEPQHCIVNPADTIASYGRGTLNPSTYYIDFQMPHHTGEFWRDSETSRINESLIKPNNHSSEEEFLSSQDSLDSSVTQDTRIRSNSESEVRNSGCDPNKAQFLTSANSLQVGKATMFQEFYHSVNGVSLFAERTNGNLQQHVKQSSQVGRNDSHSFQSASGHASRFGYSQKQQLPVSPSTDYKSYYSYIQGLNTFQMNGEDFSWPETVSIHSEFQDNNYMRFGNKGVGDGMDKPTEKQRGNGTLGSPELPTMNPYEPLSKHSVLVGDTSQSRSRIIYNQPSPDHHLVGQKTFKPERRTYEESSNTSHILGKYCAENDHSNILEHAEEVVDSEKIISTETRQVCSDNSHTEPKAEKQVYSPGQKDRESKLKARKARKTKPETKKKHEDDWDKLRKEVRENRVKIERGKDTMDSLDYEAVRCASVKEISDAIKERGMNNMLAERIKEFLNRLVKEHGSIDLEWLRHVPPDKVKDYLLSMRGLGLKSVECIRLLTLHHLAFPVDTNVGRIAVRLGWVPLQPLPGDLHIHLLEMYPVLESVQKYLWPRLCKLDQRTLYELHYQMITFGKVFCTKKNPNCNACPMRAECRHFASAFARTRREANCEHACSHCR